Part of the Pseudomonas lijiangensis genome is shown below.
TGGCATGAGCAACGGGCTGTGCTGTTCGAGCGGCTGATCGCCGATGAGCTTGAGGGCGGGGAGGTGGGCGCCTTTCTGGTCTGGGGTGATCCGTCGCTCTATGACAGCACCCTCAGGATTCTCGATCGGGTGCTGGCCCGGGGCCGGGAAATTTTCGACTATCAGGTCATTCCCGGCATCACCAGTGTCCAGGCGCTGGTGGCGCAGCATCGCGTGCCGTTGAACCGGGTTGGCGAGCAGATTCGTATCACCACCGGCAGGCGACTGGCGGGTATGGCGGCAGATGAAGTGGACAATGTGGTGGTGATGCTCGATGCGCACTGCACCTTCGAACGTTTTGTCGGGCAGGGGCTGGATATCTATTGGGGGGCTTATCTGGGGACGCCGGAGGAAATCCTGCTGTCCGGCCCGCTCGATGAACTCTGCGGGCAGATCAGGCGGCTACGCGAAGAGGCACGTAGCCGCAAGGGCTGGATCATGGATACTTATCTGTTGCGCAAGGGCTGATTCAATCCTTGCGATTCTTCGCCTCGATCCACTGCGCCATGTACTGGGTGCTTTTGTGGTGGTGATGGCGAAGCATTGCGCCGGTGAAATTGGCGATGCGATGGCGGGGCAGGTCCTGACGCAAGGTTTCGATACGTTCGATCAGGCTGTCGCAGTGCTGCCTGTGCTGGAAGCGCGCCTGCAGAATTGTCCGTCCTGCGGCCTGGGCTTCTTCCCACAAGGTCTGATCCTGATACAGGCGCACCGCCGCGTCGGCTATTTCACTGGCGCTGCTGGCAATGGTCCCCGGCCAGGGCAGGTCGCCGCTCATGGCCTCGGCGCCCACGGGAGTCGTCACCGAAGGCGTGCCGCTGAGCATGGCATCCATCAGCTTGCCCTTGATGCCGGCACCGAAACGTAGCGGTGCCAGGCAAATACGCGCGCCGGACATCACCTGCAGGGCGTCTTCAGCCCAGTTCATGATATGAAAACCCTGCGCCGCGTTATGCAGTGCGGTGGCCTTGGGCGGCGTATAAGCGCCGTAGATATGCAGTTGTGCAGTGGGCAACTGCTGGCGAATCAGCGGCCAGATGGCGTTTTTCATCCAGAGGACGGCGTCCCAGTTGGGTGCATGGCGGAAATTGCCGATGCTGAGAAAGTGCGCCCGCTGCTCGAACGGTGCCACGCTTTCCGGTACGCCATCGAGCATCAGCGGGCACCAGTGCAGCAGGGACTTCGGCACGCCAAACTGATCGCTCAGCAAGTCGATTTCGACATCCGAAACCATCAGGTTCAGGTCGCAGCGATAGAGCGAGGCCACTTCCCTCTGCGCCAGATCGCTGCTGGCGATCCGGGCAAAGAGTTTCGAGTTATCGGTATCGAAAAAACCATTTAAATCATCGGGTTCCGACGATTCGTTCAAGTGATCTTTAAGCAGTTGATGGCGCGTGTGGCGCAGGCTCTGAAAGTCGCAGGTCTCCAGAATCCGCAAGGCATCGGGGCAATGCTTCTCGACCCGCCAGCCAAACTGTTCTTCGATCAGAAACTGGTCGAACAGCACCACATCGGGCTGAAGCTCGCTGACGAAGGTATCGAAGCTGCTGCTGTTGAGTTCGATATGAACTTCATCGATACCCAGGCTCTTCAGATCGGCCCGGTGTTCGCCTTCCGTTGCCGGGCTGGCGAACGTGATGTGCCAGTCCTGTTCGAGAAAACACTGGATCAGTTGCATGACATGGCCGCTGGCCGCCGAAGAACGGGGCTCGGGCCATACATAGCCAATGATCAACAGTCGGGTTTTTGCTCGGGACGGAGTCTGGGCAGGGTGAATGTCAGTGTTAACCAAGGATGCTTTTTACCTTGTCGCGCAGATCGTCAATGGAAAACGGCTTGCCGATCACATGCATGTCATCTGGCACTTCTATGTTTTCCGAGTAGCCGCTGGCGAACAGGATCGGCAGTTGCGGGCGCAGTTGCCGTGTCTGTCTGGCCAGTTCCGTGCCGCGCATGTCAGGCAAGCCCTGGTCCGTCATCATCAAGTCAATGTGGGTGGCCTGGTTTTCGATATGAGCCAGCGCTTCCTGGGCGTCCGAAGCTTCGAGTACCTGATACTCCAGTTCTTCAAGCACATCGATAATCAGCATGCGCACGATGCTGTCATCTTCGACCACAAGAATGGTGTTGGCTGCGTCAGGCATGGTTATTTCCTAAAAAATGGTAGTGAAGCTACGCACAAGGCGCAGCCTGCGGGCTTTTATACGAAAAGTCACTGCATTTGGATCATGTTGCCTTGAAAACAGGCCAATCTGATCGATAACAATCGACTCTGTGCCCGTGTCTATCCATCAGTAAATAAAACACAACCAGAAGTTCCATCTGATTTTAGTAGGTAGCTATCCTTTGCCAGGAGGCTTTACTTGCTGGAGGTGGCGAGCTTATCGCCGATTTATGTGTGAAATTTCAATCCTCTATGCGAGAAAAGTGAGTCTTTTTCTTGCTGTTACGGCAAACTCTACCGTTTTGATATCACGCCAGGGACTTTTCATGAACCGGACGTCTGTCGTCGATGAGCAGCGCTTTCGTAAATTACTGGTCCGCAACATCAGTCTGCCGCTGGGTGTAGGCGTTTTAAGTGCGCTTTTCTTTGCCATTCTGATCGGCTATCTGCTTTCGGTCATTCAATGGGTGGAGCATACGGACCGGGTGCTCAACAGCACCAACCGTGCCATGAAGCTCTCCATTGACATGGAAACCGGCATGCGCGGTTTCCTGCTGACCGGGCAGGAAAACTTTCTTGACCCCTATGAAGTCGCCAAACCCCTGCTCAAGGCCGAGTTGAAAAACCTGGAGGAGCTGGTTGTCGATAACCCGACGCAAGTGGACCGTTTCCGCCGGTTGTCCACCTTGCAGGAGGAATGGGGACATTTCGCTCAGGAAATGATCGAGATGCGCCGTCAGAACGGTGATTTCGTCCTTGCCACTCGCGCCGGACGCGGCAAGCGCATTACCGATGAAATCCGTACCGAGTACGATCAGGTCATCTCCATGGAGCAGCAGTTGCGCCTTGCCCGCAACGCCGACGTGACCCGCACGACCATTGCGTGCGTGGTGCTCTATATGCTGTTTGTGCTGGTGGTCAGCGGCATCCTGGCTTATTTCGGAAGGCGTGACCTGCTTTCCCTGTCCACGACCTACAGCGCCAACCTGAATCAGCTTGAAGATAACGCCGAGCGTCTGCAGAAAGTCGCCTGGTTGCGCAATGGCCAGAGCGAACTGGCCGAGCAGGTGCTTGGCCAGTTGACACTCAACACCCTCGGGCAGCATATCCTGCAGTTCTTCGCCCAGTACCTGGGCGCAGTGGTGGCAGCCGTCTATGTCCGCCAGGAGCATGGTGGCCTGTTGCGTGTCGCCTCTTACGGGTTCTCCCGGGAGCATGAGCAGCAGGAACAGACAATCTTCAGTGGCGAAGGTGTCATCGGTCAGGCTGCACAGCAGAACCGCATCGTCACCCTTGATGGGGTGCCCGGCGATTACTTCAAGTACAGCTCCGGCCTGGGCGAAGGTCTGCCGGGCAGTGTCGTGATCGTGCCGACCAGCAATGACGATCAGGTCAATGGCGTGGTCGAACTGGGCTTCATGCGCGTACTCACTGAAAAGGACGTCGAGTTTCTGGAGCTGGTGGCCGCGAATGTTGGCACCTCCATTGAAGCGGCGCGTTATCGTCAGCGCCTTCAGGAAGTCCTGACCGAAACCCAGCAGCTCAACGAAGAATTGCAGGTCCAGCAGGAAGAGCTGCGCACCGCCAACGAAGAACTCGAAGAACAATCGCGGATCCTCAAGGAATCCCAGGCGCATCTGGAAACCCAGCAGGCCGAGCTCGAGCAGACCAATACCCAGTTGGCCGAGCAAAGCCAGGCCCTGGAAGACCAGCGCGATATCCTGGACAGCAAGAACGAAGAACTGAGCCTGGCTCAGGTGGAGTTGCAGGCCCGTGCCGATGAGTTGCAGCGTTCCAGCAAGTACAAGTCCGAGTTCCTGGCCAACATGTCCCATGAGCTGCGCACGCCGCTCAACAGTTCGTTGATCCTGGCCAAGCTGCTGGCAGAAAACCCGACCGAGAACCTGACCCAGGAGCAGGTCAAGTTTGCCGAATCGATCTACTCGGCCGGCAATGACCTGTTGAACCTGATCAACGACATCCTGGACATCTCCAAGGTCGAGGCGGGCAAGCTGGAAGTCCGTCCCGAGAACAGCAGCGTGTCGCGTCTGGTGGATGGCCTGCGTGGCATGTTCCAGCCATTGGCGAGCGAAAAGAATCTGGACTTCGTCGTGGAAGTGCAGCCTGGCACGCCAACCATGCTGTTCACCGACCGTCAGCGTCTGGAGCAGATCCTCAAGAACCTCTTGTCCAACGCCATCAAGTTCACCGAGAGCGGCACCGTGAGCATGATCGTCTCCCGTCAGCCGGGTTCAGGCATTGTGTTTACCGTGCGTGATTCGGGTATCGGTATCGCCCCGGAGCACCAGCAGAGCATTTTCGAGGCCTTCCGTCAGGCCGATGGCACCACCAACCGCCGTTACGGCGGCACCGGTCTGGGCCTGTCGATTTCCCGCGATCTGGCAGCCTTGCTGGGTGGCTCCATCAGCGTCACCAGTGCACCGGGGCAGGGCAGTATTTTCTCTCTGGTATTGCCAGAGCAGTACGTCGAGCAGGAGCGCGAAGAGGAGGGCGGCGAGCGGTCGGTGATCGTTTCCTCGCCTGTGGTCACGCTGCCGCTGGCCACTCAGCCAAGCCTGCCGGTTGCCGAGCCCAAGCCGATGATTCCAGTGCCAACCTTTGCCGATGATCGCCACAAGGCGCCGTTCAGCGGGCGCTGCATTCTGGTCATCGAAGATGAAGTGCGGTTTGCGCAGATCCTTTTCGATCTGGCCCACGAGCTGGGTTACAGCTGTCTTGTTGCCCACGCCGCCGACGAAGGCTTCAACCTGGCCGCGCAGTACACTCCCGACGCCATCCTGCTGGACATGCGCCTGCCGGATCATTCGGGCCTGACCGTGCTGCAACGCCTCAAGGAGCTGGCGCCTACCCGGCACATTCCGGTGCATGTGATTTCTGTCGAGGATCGTCAGGAAGCCGCTCTGCACATGGGGGCTATCGGCTATGCGGTCAAACCGACCACCCGTGAAGAACTCAAGGATGTATTCGCCAGGCTCGAAGCCAAGCTGACCCAGAAGGTCAAGCACATCCTGCTGGTGGAGGACGATGCCCTGCAGCGCGACAGTATTGCGCGCCTGATTGGCGACGATGATATTGAAATCACCGCCGTCGGCTTCGCTCAGGAGGCGCTGGACCTGCTGCGCGAAAATATCTACGACTGCATGATCATCGACCTCAAGTTGCCGGACATGCTGGGCAATGAACTGCTCAAGCGCATGTCCACCGAAGACATTCGTTCCTTCCCGCCGGTGATCGTCTACACGGGGCGCAACATGACCCGTGACGAAGAAACCGAGCTGATGAAGTACTCGCGTTCGATCATCATCAAGGGCGCCCGCTCGCCTGAGCGCCTGCTGGATGAAGTCACCCTGTTCCTGCACAAGGTCGAGTCGCAGCTCTCCAACGAGCGCCAGAAAATGCTCAAGACGGCCCGCAGCCGTGACAAGGTCTTCGAGGCGCGCAAGATCCTGGTGGTCGATGACGATGTGCGCAATATCTTCGCCTTGACCAGTGCCCT
Proteins encoded:
- the cobF gene encoding precorrin-6A synthase (deacetylating), with translation MKQILLIGIGAGDPEHITVQAINALNRARVFFLLDKGYAEDDLLRLRKDICQRYIEGDDYRLVQVRDPQREDDPQGYERSIEHWHEQRAVLFERLIADELEGGEVGAFLVWGDPSLYDSTLRILDRVLARGREIFDYQVIPGITSVQALVAQHRVPLNRVGEQIRITTGRRLAGMAADEVDNVVVMLDAHCTFERFVGQGLDIYWGAYLGTPEEILLSGPLDELCGQIRRLREEARSRKGWIMDTYLLRKG
- a CDS encoding response regulator, which codes for MPDAANTILVVEDDSIVRMLIIDVLEELEYQVLEASDAQEALAHIENQATHIDLMMTDQGLPDMRGTELARQTRQLRPQLPILFASGYSENIEVPDDMHVIGKPFSIDDLRDKVKSILG
- a CDS encoding response regulator; protein product: MNRTSVVDEQRFRKLLVRNISLPLGVGVLSALFFAILIGYLLSVIQWVEHTDRVLNSTNRAMKLSIDMETGMRGFLLTGQENFLDPYEVAKPLLKAELKNLEELVVDNPTQVDRFRRLSTLQEEWGHFAQEMIEMRRQNGDFVLATRAGRGKRITDEIRTEYDQVISMEQQLRLARNADVTRTTIACVVLYMLFVLVVSGILAYFGRRDLLSLSTTYSANLNQLEDNAERLQKVAWLRNGQSELAEQVLGQLTLNTLGQHILQFFAQYLGAVVAAVYVRQEHGGLLRVASYGFSREHEQQEQTIFSGEGVIGQAAQQNRIVTLDGVPGDYFKYSSGLGEGLPGSVVIVPTSNDDQVNGVVELGFMRVLTEKDVEFLELVAANVGTSIEAARYRQRLQEVLTETQQLNEELQVQQEELRTANEELEEQSRILKESQAHLETQQAELEQTNTQLAEQSQALEDQRDILDSKNEELSLAQVELQARADELQRSSKYKSEFLANMSHELRTPLNSSLILAKLLAENPTENLTQEQVKFAESIYSAGNDLLNLINDILDISKVEAGKLEVRPENSSVSRLVDGLRGMFQPLASEKNLDFVVEVQPGTPTMLFTDRQRLEQILKNLLSNAIKFTESGTVSMIVSRQPGSGIVFTVRDSGIGIAPEHQQSIFEAFRQADGTTNRRYGGTGLGLSISRDLAALLGGSISVTSAPGQGSIFSLVLPEQYVEQEREEEGGERSVIVSSPVVTLPLATQPSLPVAEPKPMIPVPTFADDRHKAPFSGRCILVIEDEVRFAQILFDLAHELGYSCLVAHAADEGFNLAAQYTPDAILLDMRLPDHSGLTVLQRLKELAPTRHIPVHVISVEDRQEAALHMGAIGYAVKPTTREELKDVFARLEAKLTQKVKHILLVEDDALQRDSIARLIGDDDIEITAVGFAQEALDLLRENIYDCMIIDLKLPDMLGNELLKRMSTEDIRSFPPVIVYTGRNMTRDEETELMKYSRSIIIKGARSPERLLDEVTLFLHKVESQLSNERQKMLKTARSRDKVFEARKILVVDDDVRNIFALTSALEHKGAVVEIARNGIEAIAKLNEVEDIDLVLMDVMMPEMDGYEATVEIRKDPRWRKLPIIAVTAKAMKDDQERCLQAGSNDYLAKPIDLDRLFSLIRVWLPKMERI
- a CDS encoding glycosyltransferase, giving the protein MVNTDIHPAQTPSRAKTRLLIIGYVWPEPRSSAASGHVMQLIQCFLEQDWHITFASPATEGEHRADLKSLGIDEVHIELNSSSFDTFVSELQPDVVLFDQFLIEEQFGWRVEKHCPDALRILETCDFQSLRHTRHQLLKDHLNESSEPDDLNGFFDTDNSKLFARIASSDLAQREVASLYRCDLNLMVSDVEIDLLSDQFGVPKSLLHWCPLMLDGVPESVAPFEQRAHFLSIGNFRHAPNWDAVLWMKNAIWPLIRQQLPTAQLHIYGAYTPPKATALHNAAQGFHIMNWAEDALQVMSGARICLAPLRFGAGIKGKLMDAMLSGTPSVTTPVGAEAMSGDLPWPGTIASSASEIADAAVRLYQDQTLWEEAQAAGRTILQARFQHRQHCDSLIERIETLRQDLPRHRIANFTGAMLRHHHHKSTQYMAQWIEAKNRKD